A region from the Gossypium hirsutum isolate 1008001.06 chromosome A08, Gossypium_hirsutum_v2.1, whole genome shotgun sequence genome encodes:
- the LOC107909416 gene encoding two-component response regulator 24, whose product MSGNGASSSSLNMISGEDVVNNNLTALVVDDSPLLRLLHDIHLKKYGLKVQVAENGKVAVDLFHLGASFDLVLMDKEMPVMNGVEATKELRAMGVTSMIVGVTSKDGPGEQQAFMEAGLDYCFEKPLTPEIISILLEELNKHNKKD is encoded by the exons ATGTCGGGAAATGGTGCATCGAGTTCATCATTGAACATGATATCAGGTGAAGACGTGGTTAACAATAACTTGACTGCGCTGGTTGTTGATGATAGTCCACTTCTGCGATTGCTCCATGATATACATCTTAAGAAGTATGGACTAAAggttcaagttgctgaaaatggGAAAGTTGCTGTCGATCTTTTCCATTTGGGAGCTTCATTCGATCTCGTTCTAATGGACAAGGAAATGCCTGTCATGAATGGTGTTGAG gCTACTAAGGAGCTGAGAGCTATGGGGGTGACTAGCATGATCGTTGGTGTAACTTCAAAAGACGGACCGGGTGAGCAGCAAGCTTTCATGGAGGCAGGCTTGGATTATTGCTTTGAAAAACCTTTGACTCCCGAGATCATCAGTATTCTTCTGGAAGagctcaacaagcacaacaagaAGGATTGA